The genomic window ATGAGTTGATATATTGGTCTTTCATATTCACATGGAGAACTTGGCCTTACACTGCTATGAATCACCTAAACAAATTATCATAGTATAGTAAGTAAtaacatgcaaaaaaaaaataataataaatctaacCTGCATCCCCCCAATTGCTTCCTGGAACTGCAGGAATGGGAGCCACTGCAGGCACATCAGCGCCCCACTGGGGGGCATCAGTAATTGGGGCACCCCAATCACCGCCGCCGAGACCACCAAGTGCTGTGGCTTGGTAATCTGTTATTCCATAATCTGGGGCAGCAACCACTTCATCCCCTTCTTGTTCCTTCGGCTCCTCAGGCTCCCTGTAGAAAAACAGATCCACCTACATATCGAGGAAAGATCATGGTAAGTCAAAATCATCAAGTAATCATCCACCAGGGGGCAAGCTAAATCATCAAACTCAAAAATGTAAACCTCAGTACAGTGCAAAAACTTGTAAATTCGTCATGCGTCAATTCAGAAGCAAATAATACTGTATGAACTATAAAACCCAAAATGGTTTTCTGATATCTTTACCATCACATCCCACTTGTGTCCGGGAGCAATAGTGCGACGCATCTGCAGAACCATCCTTGCCAACAGCCAGAACAGACAGCCAATGCTGTGCTTTCCCTTGTTATTGGCTGGGATACCAATGTCAACATACCGCATTGGGGAATCAGTGTCACAGAAAGCAATAGTTGGAATGTTTCCTAGTGCAGCTTCCTTAATAGGCTGAAAACAGTTATTGTGATGATAAGTAAAAATCCTGGACTAAATAACTCATAACACAAACTCATACACTATACAAAGATAAATTAGATGAACCAAAATAAATCAGAATTAGACTATATATTAAACATTTCCCTGGTTGGCTAGAAAAAGTAGTCTACGCACCTTCCTTGAACCCTAAAACCCAAACTAAAAACAGAATTTATAAAGATGTGTGTTATTCACTTACCTGGTGATCAGTTCTTGGGTCTGTGAGGATGAGAAGACGGGGCTCACTGAAAGATGTCTGGAGCTGATTGGTGAATGTACCTGGTGTGTGCCTTCCAGCAATCGCATGAGCACCAGTGTATTGAGCAAACTTCAAAACTGCCCTCTGCCCATAGGGCCTAGCAGACTGAACAATGATGTCCTTAGGGTTCTCAATCGCAACAATCACCCTGGCTGCAAGCTGCAGCTTCTCCCATGTTTTTCCAAGGTTGATGATGTAAATCCCTGATCATTAGAAAGACAAAAGATCTTAAAATTTTGGcaaaatcatttcatatctACAAAACCGATCATCCATCAAATCATGTTATTTTCCGCAGATGGTTGAAGttacaaatttataatataataaaccTAGTACAGGGATTTTCAACTGATTTAGTTGGTATTGCGAGGGAGACAACTAATacattaacaaataaaaatcaatctaGATTGAATTTCAATACCATTTACACTTAACATTAATTGATTTGAAAGTAAACCACCAATTATTCAACATAACATCAGCAAGGGGCATCTTAAATCTCCGTTATTCTTCGAATTGATTggtgaaaatatcaataaacacAATTTTCGCATCTTAAAAACTTCATTATTAGTGAATTCGAAAAACTAGAAAACACCCACAAGCTCAATCCTACGATCGATACCAACCCTACCATTTATCTTTGTTCAGATTTGCACTAACTTCAGTAAAAACCAAACCGGAAAACACAATCCCAAAAATtcaatcaaggaaaaaaaaactttcaacaAATGAcatcattataaaaataaaaaaaaacaagtcttTCAATGCTTCTACAACCATGGAACTTAGATCACCAATCCGTTCAACACCGAAAATGATAGCAGAAATAAAACAACCATTTCTCGAATGCTATTATTCGGAtctcaaattttccaataaaccgcaataagaaaggaaagaaaaatgcacATGCAGATCGACAAAGAGAAAAATCACCCAATCGAAGAGACGAAAGATTTCAACAGGAAATTGAAGAATGAGAGAGATAGAGTACCATCATTGCGGCGCTTGAAGACGTAACGTTCCATCTGGAAGTTACAGTTCTTGGTACCGAGGTGAACCTCGGCGGCGAGCATCATCTGTATGTCCTGTTCCTTCTGAGATAGAGCTCTAGTGGGAGTCGCCATGGCTTTCTGCTTCCTCTTTCTCTGAAAACCCTAGACTGCTCTTATCTCGCCAATTCGCTCTCGCGCTAGGGTTTCGGGAGTGGGCATTCGGGGGCTTTACAGCAATTTAAAGGCAGAGACCCAAAACCCTAGTGCCCTTAATTACTATTCTACCCCTCTTATATCCACAATTATCCATTTCTACGGGCCCAGTCCAAGAGTAAAGCCCAAATGTTTCAATCCATTGGGTTCTGTTTTTGGGCTTCAAAGTGCTTGGGTCCATGACCCGCAACCCATCGTCTCTAAGCCTAAAGCCTTAAACCCTAGTTGGAGTTGCAGAGACGCACCAGTCTCAACAATTCGATTGCGAAAATGGCGAATTCAAAGCCAAAAAAGTCCTCAAATCCAGAGTCCATGGAGCTTATCAGAAACGAAGTAGCATCCTACGCTTCTTCAATTGGCCTCTCTTCTTCTCTCCCAAGCTCCGGCTTCAACGACTCCGATTTCCGGAAGACCGGAACCCTCAAAGCTCCCAAAACTCCGAAACTCCTTAAAGATTCCTCTAAACCAGAGGATTTTCCCCAGAAAACCCAGAAAAGGAGAGAGCAAAATCAGAAGCCCAAACCCAAAGTTTTCGAGTCTGCGCTCGACCAAAATAAAGGCTTCGACCGCTTCAAGAACCTTCCAAAGCTTCCTTTGGTGAAAGCGAGTGTACTTGGAGTTTGGTATGTGGATGCGGCGGAGTTGGAAGCCAAAGTGTTTGGGAAGGAAGGGAAGAAGAAGCTTGAGGCAAAGAGTGTGGAGGAGTGGAAGGTTGTGGTGGCGAGGAAGAGAGAGGTGGCTGAGAGGCTGATGGCGCAGTATGTGCTGGACTACGAGTCTCCAAAGGGCCAGAGTGGGGATATTAAGATGTTAGTTACGACGGCGAAGGCAGGGACGGCTGCAGATAAAGTTTCAGCCTTCTCGGTGATGGTCGGAGAGAATCCAATTGCGAATTTGAGATCGCTTGATGCACTTTTGGGTAAATTTACAAACACTTTGCTTTTATAATGAATATTCAGTTCATATATTCGCTTTCTTATTGGTGATTGTAGTTTGTTTTTTAGGAGTTGAAGCGAAAGTGTGATTCTGTATATCGTTTGGTTGTACTTTATCATGGTTTCTATGAGTTCATTTTATTTTAGGTGGATAAGTTTTATTGGTATTCAAAATGGAGTGAGACCCATTTAAAGCAGAGGTGATATCTTGGATTGAATGAAAGTTGAGAACCTTTTAGAGCAACTTCCAACATTTGAAATTGTTGAACTTTCAGTTACTGGGCATAGGGTGTTCGAATACTATGGGATAcacaatttccattcattaCCTTTGAGTGTGGATTGATATTATGATAGAGCTAGTTTAGACTGTTTTTTCGAGATTGTATATTGGGGTTTGGTCTATTGTACATCCTAACATGCACTTCAAAAGCTTGTGTTGAGTGGAGCTTACTGGTTTGTGTCAGACTTTATTTGGCGTATCCAAACTGATATCAAGTTATCATTTCAAGATTAATCACTACTGATACTGTTATTAATGTTGGTACTGTGTTCTACTTTAAGTTGGTTGCTCATGGAACTGACTGTTTGATGCAGGAATGGTGGCATCAAAAGTGGGAAAGCGCCATGCCCTCACAGGCTTTGAAGCACTAAAGGAGCTGTTTGTTTCAAGGTTGACCCCTTCTCTCTCTCAAACATGTAGATCCACACACAATCACAATTTTTCTACTAGTTGGGGAAATTTCTAACCAGATGTGTGGTCTCTTACAGTCTATTACCTGATCGGAAGCTGAAGACCCTCCTACAGCAGCCACTAAATCATCTTCCTGCAACAAAAGATGGTTACTCCCTTCTACTTTTATGGTATTGGGAGGAATGCTTGAAGCAGAGGTTTGTataaccttttttttgttttagtctATTACCTGGTTAAGGGTTTTGAATCAGATACCGTCCCTTTATATTAAGAGAGCATACAGCAATATGAAGACACAAAACTACCTTTCGTTTGTCTCTACTTtactaatatataaaatttattactatATTTACATCAGATGGGACAAGTCCTTGATAATACTGTTTGAAAACCCATCTTGTCACTTCTAAAGAGTCACTTAATCACGGTCCATGCTGTACTAATTAAAGTAATTATTACGTTCTTTTCACTTATCGTAATTAATAGCTGCATGTAATTTTAGCTGAACTGACTTTCAGTCCCTTTCATAAAATGAACTTCATTTCTTATCTAAATACACTTGACTATCTCAGGTATGAACGTTTTGTTGTTGCCCTTGAGGAAGCATCAAGAGATATGTTACCGATACTCAAAGACAAGGCAACGAAGGTTGGTTTGTTCTCTTGTTCTTTGTACTTCACTGTACTGCTGCATTTATGTCCATGATCAGGCACTTGTGTTTATTTAATGGATATATTTTCTCATGCAGAAGTTTTATTCCTGTGAGAATAGTATTTTGGTGCAAGTGTATCACACTATGCTTACCTATTTTTAATGCTTATACAAACTACTCCATTCTGAATGGATTCATCCTGTTGGTCTCTGGTGGGTAAATTGGCCTGCTGCGTCTGTGTACTGAAACTTCTTTTGAATAACTTATATCAAGCAAGAGAGTTAAAGCAGTGATTTTTTATGATGCTAATTTctctaatattataaatattgagTTTTGATATCTGTTCTGCTAAATTTTATTGTGCCTTGTATTTGATCTGTGGATTCAAAATTGAATTCCTCAATCAATACCAGTATAAGTAGTCTGTTTCAGGTACTTCAATCTTTTATTTGCTAATTTGGTTAAATACAAGACCATAGAGTCTGGACTTAAGTATTTTAGCAGTGGGAATTGGTAAATGAACTGGTTGACTCCCCTTCTTTCTAATTGCTGTTGTTTGACCAAAATTGCTTGTCACATTTAGGATATGTCAATATGGTAACTTGTGGTTGAAGCTTTCTTACATTTCTGGTTGCTTTCAGACCATGTATGCCCTGCTGAGGGGTAAACCAGAGCAAGAGCGCAGATTGCTTTCTGCCCTGGTTAACAAAGTAAGTTCACATTGCATTTTGGCTTCATTTGATAAtctcaaatattaaaatcttCATATGCCGAAGCACTTTCTTTTAGAGTTGCTACaacctataaaacttgtttatcgtttgtttttattttatggttatCTACAGTTGGGGGACCCTGGTGCTAAAGGTGCATCCTATGCCGATTttcatttatcaaatttattgaCCGACCATCCAAACATGAAGGTACTATCGAGTTTAGGTgctatttgttttttgttttatatgtatGTTTTTGGAGTGTCATTAGTGAAAGGTGACTAGTGTTGTTAATAATGGCTGCAGACCAATAATAAACTAAATGAAACTTCATTGGAGTGTGGTAGTATAACTGTGTAGGATGATGCATTTCATTCAGGAGTAGAGAGTTTTCATGTGCTTGTATTTTTCAAAACCAGTATGATGTGTGATACTGAACCTAGACAACTAAGTGAGTTTTTGTATTTAGTAGTGTATGTGGAACTACATTGTTTaatctttccttctttcttctttttcctctttctatAGTGAaccatttaaaatttatagtaGTACATTGGTTTCTAATTATCTTTCAAGGACCTTCAGAATTTAGGGCCAATGATAGATGGATCGGAGTGAATCTTTGTGCTACTAGGTAATGCAAGTTGATGCTATTGTATTTGTTAAGGAGGTGTGCAGttgtaaaaatttaaaatgcacCACACGGGATTTGTTATTAGGTTTACATGGAAAAAAGAGATATTTACTGACCTTTTTCGAGTCTCTCTTAATCCTTCCATATAATTTCATAAGTCTTTTCTATGATGTAGCCTTGATGTATTCTGACATCTGATGTATggatatcctttttttttttttcctttagtaATTTTCTATCCTATGCTTGTATTAAGAGTTCTTCTGTACAGGCTGTGGTGATTGACGAGGTGGATGCTTTTCTCTTTCGACCTCATTTGGGATTACGAGCAAAATATCATGGTGTATGTCCAAATCATTTCTACTGCTAACCTATGGAACTTTACTTGGCCCCAGAGTAACCAAAGCCTGTAGCATCATTATATGGCTTGTTACAGTGATGgttttgtttattaatttatttcaatttgatCCACATGTGTATTCTTATGCTTTAGTATttgtaattttggattttttaaagcctgtcaagaaaaaaaaaaaggattttcttAAAGATTAACATAGTAAAGGCATCCTAGCACAGTGATTAAAGCATTTGGAGAGGTGGGTCATGCCTGAGTTTGTACCTCATTCCCCTTTTCCCTCCCCTCCCCCCAGGGTAAACTTATAGACAATTAGTATGGCATTCTCTGTGGTCCCTCATATGTGGAAAAAGCTGTATAAATGATCTTCTGTAGCAATGGTAACATAAGTTTTAATCCATTAGAGCAATTGAGGCTCCAGGTTTCATCCTTCATTTAAAGTTGTCCAGGAATGCACTtgaacatttataaaataatgcatGTACTAGTGAAAACTATTTGAGATCTTCTAAGTGAACGTGATTTTAATCCCTATTGTTTTGTCATTATTTACTGATCTTGTCACAAAATGAATGGGTTATGCTTTTTGATGGATTGCCAAATTTCCATTTATTTCTAAACTACATTTCAGATTGTATGGAATGATGcattttcattcaaatttcCATGATTTAGATGCACTTGATATGACCTGAAAGCCTTATTCATATGATTGCATACAAATGCAGGTTAACTTCTTGAGCCAAATTCGTCTAAGTAATAGAGGAGATGGACCAAAGGTGGCCAAACGTTTGCTAGATGTATATTTTGCACTCTTTAAGGTATTGATAAAGTTCTATATCTATTTTGTATGATAAGTCTGAACTGACATATTTTCAGTCACACCAAGTCACTTCTCAAATAACTTCCACATATTTAGACACTAGTTCATCTGTAGTATTCTGTTGAATCCTACTCTGCCTATTTGAAATTCCACTGATGAGatgttttttcctcttctttaaaaaatgtataaatgtACATATTTCAATCTCAGGTACTGATTTCTGAGGCAGGTGGTGATCAAAAGATTGACAAAAGCAGCAAAGCAGGTGGAAAAACTTCCAGttcttttaagaataataaagcCAAAGATGCAATGGAGTCTCATGTTGAAATGGATTCACGGCTGCTGTCAGTTCTCCTAACAGTAAGTATAAATATTTCTTGCTTCTGCTTGAAAAGTTTCTGTATGTAGGCCATTTTAGCTATGCTAAAAAATGATGTTGGCCTTTTTATAGTAACCGATAAAATAAACGTGCCTAGGTTTTAGGCTTCAAgatctgttttttcttttctttactaGGCAAACAAAGGTTCAAACCGGCTAttttcacccaaaaaaaaaaaaaacctccaaaaaacattaaatctaTAACCTTTTATCCACAATGAAGACTATCTATAAGGCCCAACGATGTAGAATTAGACGTCCCTAGACATGCCCTGGATTACTCCAGAAGGGATATAATGAGGGGTTTCCTCCAGTTTTTGATTTGATGTCTCTTCTCCATTAAAGGTTTGGTGGTTATGCTTCTTCCAAATGCACCAAAATAAGCAAAGGGGGGTGAACTTCCTCCAATTATCCAAACCACTCATCTTCCAACCCAAAAGATGCTCTCTAGTTGACTCCAGAAAGACCCACTGCAGTCTGAAAATATTCAGCAGTAAAGCCCAAAAATATTTAGACTTCTAGATCTTCTAGTCCACAAGTCAGAGAAATTATGCTAAACTCCGGCTATTTGCACACTGACTTGAGATTTTAGTTCTTGCTCTCAATCTTCTAttccttggaaaaaaaaaaaacttctgaTGCATAGATATCTATTGCAGTGTACAAGTGACCAGCTCTGgactataataatttataaagaatTTATAGAATGCTCTTTGCTATTGTTCCACTAGTCTTGAATCATGATGTAGTTCTCCATGTGGATCTGTATTAGCCACACATATTACATAATATTTGGGTTCCTGTAACTCATGATTCATTGAGTAGGAGTTTTATCTTTGAGTGAGTGCATCCTCATCGCCCCTTAAAACTTATACTTCCCTTTTCTTGCCATATCCTCAGGGAGTCAACAGAGCATTTCCTTATGTTTCAAGCATTGAGGCTGATGATATTATTGAAGTTCAAACACCAATGCTCTTTCAACTGGTAAGAAGCAAAGCTTgatgtgaatttttttatatgatagaAGTGTGAGTAACATTGTTTAGTGTTATTATGTCTTTTTGCTGTTAGATATCAAgcttgtcattttttttattttttttatttttcattgtggCATGTCATTGTTGATATAGAACTTCAAACATGCAGGTTCATTCGAACAACTTCAATATAGGAGTTCAAGCATTAATGCTTCTTGACAAGATATCATCCAAAAATCAAATTGTTAGTGACCGGTTTTACCGTGCATTGTATTCAAAACTGCTACTTCCAGCTGCCATGAATTCTTCCAAGGCAAGTGAATTTGGTTATATTTGTTCAATATCTGTTGCATTGAAAATATGTGATCTGATGCTGTGGGATACTTAGGTAATGTGTGGGAGATGACATCTTGGGAGACCCAAGAATGAAATGTCATCATAGTGATTGCATACCAGCACAATGAGAGTCCATGTTAAAGATCACATGAAATATCAAAAAGCTGGTTTatcataaaaatcataaaacacCCTTTGTAATCTTTCAGCTTGAGTTAGCATCTTCATAAGTGAAGGTTCAATgcctttgtttgattttgtagattgggtaGGGCCTTGCTGAGAGTCAAGGTGGTTTTTTGTGTCCTCTCTTTTGAGGCCTTCTTTTAGGTGCTCCTTGTGTATGTCCTATGTATTCTGGTGTATATTTTCCTATCATTAATTTATACATACCTATCcttacctatcaaaagaaaaaaaaaaaaaaatagaaatgataaaGCACCTTTGTGTGAGGGGGCATATAGCCATTTTTATGGTACTGAATGTTAACTAGGTTTAAGTAGTAGACAAGGATTAATCAATATCCAATTCAAGTTTCAGTAGCCCAAATCTTACTGTCTGATGGCAGGTGTATTCTGCCTTTTTCAGTGGGGGCTGGGTGGAGATGTGTTGTTGGGTGGCAGTTGTGTTAAAGTTTAGTcccttgtttcttctttttcttcttaggtcctataagaaaattttttctGATTACTTTTTTCACTATTGGTTCTTCATGTTGCTCACAGCCAACTTTGCAGGAAAATGTAGGGCTATGAGATCACTCTTTTGGGTTTTGTGTCAAATTTATTGTGCATAGTTCTGTTCAATTTCCCTCTTTTCTAAGTTGCTAAGGATCCAACTGGTCCCCTTGCCAAATAGCATGGACAGAGTTGTTTTCTAGTTGGCAGTTGTTCTTTATATGAGCAGTTGTGCTTATGTTTCCCTTTTTTGtaatttgtgttattttttcagGCAGAAATGTTTATTGGACTACTTTTGAGGGCTATgaaaaatgatgtaaatttAAAGCGTGTTGCGGCCTTTGCCAAGCGTATATTGCAGGTCAGtaacaaaattcatttttctgtacttgTCCTTTCCTTGGGTGGGGTATCATCCGACAACTGTATAATATCTGTTGAATGCCTGTGGATTTTGTTAGGTCATCCCTTCAAGTATTTTCAGGGACAAATTTCCTAAACAACTGCCTGAATGTTGGTTGAATTTTCTTTAACACcaccccccccaccccccccccccccccacactttttttttttaaaaaaaatttcgttTTGCTTTCATGGACATGAAGTTAATTTACATTTTGAATTCTGGATTTTATTCTTATATATCTTGTTTGATTGCTTGGAAGATTGAGGAAAGACAAATTTTAGTAACAAAACAGGGTGTTAGTAATTTTCCTTGTGTGATGTTAACCTTTGCCTATGTTTGAAGTGTTTTGGAAGTGTGAATTGTATTGAAGAGGAGCATTATGAGGCAGTTTTGGTTCAAGAAAGTCTCTGTAGTAGTAGATGATTATGTTTCAATCCCCCTTTTCACACTTCATCAAGGATTGACTTGTTAAATATCAACAGATGGCACTTCAGCAGCCTCCGCAATATGCCTGTGGATGCTTATTTCTGCTTTCTGAAGTTCTTAGAGCTAGGCCACCC from Vitis vinifera cultivar Pinot Noir 40024 chromosome 9, ASM3070453v1 includes these protein-coding regions:
- the LOC100254883 gene encoding small ribosomal subunit protein uS2 is translated as MATPTRALSQKEQDIQMMLAAEVHLGTKNCNFQMERYVFKRRNDGIYIINLGKTWEKLQLAARVIVAIENPKDIIVQSARPYGQRAVLKFAQYTGAHAIAGRHTPGTFTNQLQTSFSEPRLLILTDPRTDHQPIKEAALGNIPTIAFCDTDSPMRYVDIGIPANNKGKHSIGCLFWLLARMVLQMRRTIAPGHKWDVMVDLFFYREPEEPKEQEGDEVVAAPDYGITDYQATALGGLGGGDWGAPITDAPQWGADVPAVAPIPAVPGSNWGDAAPMPSAVPIATDGWDAAAAPPVAVPPPVVEGVPPPAGWE
- the LOC100249732 gene encoding protein SLOW WALKER 2, with product MANSKPKKSSNPESMELIRNEVASYASSIGLSSSLPSSGFNDSDFRKTGTLKAPKTPKLLKDSSKPEDFPQKTQKRREQNQKPKPKVFESALDQNKGFDRFKNLPKLPLVKASVLGVWYVDAAELEAKVFGKEGKKKLEAKSVEEWKVVVARKREVAERLMAQYVLDYESPKGQSGDIKMLVTTAKAGTAADKVSAFSVMVGENPIANLRSLDALLGMVASKVGKRHALTGFEALKELFVSSLLPDRKLKTLLQQPLNHLPATKDGYSLLLLWYWEECLKQRYERFVVALEEASRDMLPILKDKATKTMYALLRGKPEQERRLLSALVNKLGDPGAKGASYADFHLSNLLTDHPNMKAVVIDEVDAFLFRPHLGLRAKYHGVNFLSQIRLSNRGDGPKVAKRLLDVYFALFKVLISEAGGDQKIDKSSKAGGKTSSSFKNNKAKDAMESHVEMDSRLLSVLLTGVNRAFPYVSSIEADDIIEVQTPMLFQLVHSNNFNIGVQALMLLDKISSKNQIVSDRFYRALYSKLLLPAAMNSSKAKMFIGLLLRAMKNDVNLKRVAAFAKRILQMALQQPPQYACGCLFLLSEVLRARPPLWNAVLQNESVDDELEHFEDIVEETENEPSTVKETEDKGNTVLEKRESTRELINSSENMKSDGDSSEDEDDSPASDLESDVSDEGEDLLIENDLENLQESKTFSDHNGNQSQVSVTKPRLPGGYDPRHREPSYCNADRVSWWELTVLASHVHPSVATMARTILSGANIVYNGNPLNDLSLSAFLDKLMEKKPKASTWHGGSTIEPAKKLDMNHHLIGAEILSLAEMDVPPEDLVFHKFYANKVTSSKKPKKKKKKGAEDEAAEEFLDADGSNGSDDEQVEVDGGDESDNEEIENMLDTADPSLESNSDYDYDDLDQVAGDDDDDLVGNVSDAEMDIPPDMAEGEDDEDLVGNDNNGENSEDDIDFGDASDDGNQLNSKKRKQRKSGGKTGKSPFASLEDYEHLLNEETPADKKPKSRKRSTEKKSKSRKKRKSTS